From the Euphorbia lathyris chromosome 6, ddEupLath1.1, whole genome shotgun sequence genome, one window contains:
- the LOC136234066 gene encoding large ribosomal subunit protein bL12cz, with protein MATSSLSSTRTLTLSSPSTYPTLSPTKQFLIEFPLRSNFSSVSHRSTFTHLRPIYAVEAPEKIEKLGSEISSLTLEEARTLVDYLQDKLGVSAAAFAPAAAVVAAPGAADAAPVVEEKTEFDVVIEEVPSNARISVIKAVRALTSLALKEAKDLIEGLPKKFKEGISKEEAEEAKKQLEEAGAKISIA; from the coding sequence ATGGCGACATCGTCTCTATCTTCCACAAGGACACTCACTCTCTCTTCCCCTTCCACTTACCCAACTCTTTCCCCCACCAAACAATTCCTCATTGAATTCCCTCTCCGCTCCAATTTTTCATCCGTCTCTCACCGCTCCACTTTCACCCATCTCCGTCCAATCTACGCCGTTGAAGCTCCCGAGAAAATTGAAAAGCTTGGCTCCGAAATCTCCTCCTTGACTCTGGAGGAAGCTCGGACCCTTGTCGACTATCTTCAGGATAAGCTTGGAGTTTCCGCTGCTGCTTTTGCCCCTGCTGCGGCGGTGGTTGCTGCTCCCGGAGCCGCTGATGCTGCACCGGTTGTGGAGGAGAAGACGGAGTTCGATGTAGTGATCGAGGAAGTACCGTCTAATGCGAGAATTTCAGTGATTAAAGCGGTTAGGGCATTGACGAGCTTGGCTCTCAAGGAGGCGAAAGATTTGATTGAAGGATTGCCTAAGAAGTTTAAAGAGGGAATTTCAAAGGAAGAGGCAGAAGAAGCAAAGAAACAGCTTGAAGAAGCTGGAGCTAAGATTTCCATTGCTTGA